Part of the Dreissena polymorpha isolate Duluth1 chromosome 12, UMN_Dpol_1.0, whole genome shotgun sequence genome, GTTATTGTGCATTACCATTATCAATAGTTGCATTCCGTAACCACGCAATTTCGTTCCAGTTCCAGAGTCCAGAGTGCATCAAAAagatttgacatttgaactattTCTATAATCGGTATTTGCATATTCGACGTATAATGCAATTTATCATTATATCTaacttatattttgaaaatgatcgAACGGTTCGCATCATTTGTATGGTGCCAAATTGTCAAAACATTATGTCAAGAGCTAATGGCATTATCATAATTCAACCagtgtatttatttacaattttgggaatggggccggatccctttggattgggaaacaACGCGTACTTTTGCctaaattgataataaatttgatttcaatattatattttctaaggttcaacttctAGAGCTAGATTTTTAGATAAATTGACATGTTAAgacttttttttttggaaagctTCACTTGGGAATTTTAAGGCCCCATTTGggataaataaatgtatatacttgttttcattgggaatgggtctgcTTACCAGatccaaatttgaacgaaaaaaaaaacaactctcAGCTTtctaacccaaagggttgctgagagccgccattgcaaaaattatcaaaggctctgggagtacgtttatgTGGACTATGTCAAGAACTAGCTAGTAAAATAATTCACGATCAGGAAAGAGTATCGAAGTCAGCAATTCGTATTCCATTGTCCACCAGAACTAAAAGAACAATTGAATTACAACTTAGTCAAGTGACTAATTGTTAAGACAGTTATTTTACTCAAATAATCCATACACTAATTATACTATGATAATAAATAGCTATTATTCATTTCAAACCCAGCATTTTCATAGTAAAAAAGTGCTTTTATTTTGCAGACTGTCATGGGGGCGTGGTCATGGTTCAAGGGTCTTATTGTAGTGCAGCTTCTGCTGGGATACATTTTCCTGGCCAGTGGCTTTCTGGTCAGCTTTCTCATGCTTGTTGGAATGGTCATTTGGCCATTTAGCAAAACGCTGTACAGAAAATACACAAACTTCCTGTCCTATGCATTGTGGAGTCGTGAGTATTTGGCTTTTAAGTTCTTTATATAACTTACAAGTTTCTTTAAGAGAAGATAAATCTGAGCCGTTCTCTGTTAAAGtgggactttatgcatgtgcgttacaaagtgtcctagattaacctgtgcaatctgctgtgttattagcagtttttatgcaagagttactgaaatccggtaaaaatttgaCCAGTTAATATGcctaataattggatttgtcacctttatagagcctttaacctgtgcaatccgcacaggccaatcagcgacaacactttccacctggACTTGATTTTATCTTAGAAGAGATTTCATATTTGACCTGCAGTAAACAGTGTTTAAGTAATGCCCTTCATTTAAATGAGCATTAATGTTTTAGTTTTTGACATGCAAGAATACTAGTTTCTGTCACTGAAATAAGACCTGAATGTTATGCAATGAAGAATACATTTCTGAATGAAATTGAGGTTAAAAAGGtaataaaacttcaaaaaaggcttatttgtccaatctttatgttATCCTACAGAGTTCTCGTTCTTTGCGCACTGGTGGTCAGACGCGCATTGTGACCTGTATATATCTCCTGAAGACCAGCAGATGTTGGGCAAGGAGCACTGTGTGTGCATGGTGAACCATACATACGAGATAGACTGGCTCATGGCCTGGATGATGGCAGAGAGGCACGGAATGATGGGGGTAAGTAGAACTAAGTAcagcttaaccctttacctcttagatacgtattacaACGCATTTAtagtagtcccttagaaagttaaagtCTATTAAATGCccttcttactagatccaagttttgaAGGTTTAAGTTCCTacccttagatacttatgagcagcaaacagcataaaaactgaacagactgcgagttactcgcaggctgttctggttttatgctggtttttactttgcttcttatggcgGAAATAATTGGTATATAACAAAGTACTGGGGTCTCAGAAAATAAACTAAAAAGTACCCTGCAGTATGAACGGTTGCCTTGAAGCTTATTTTACGTATCCAGGGGACATTTTAGAATACTTAGGAGTACACAGTCTTTTTAAAGTaatacctgagccgacaacgacgGATTGTGTGCCAGTACATAGCTCATCCTAGAGGGAAGTTATAGGAGAAATAGTTTTATTACGTTTCAGAACGTCTCCTTTATTTGAATACTGAGATAATTTTTTGCTCTATATGTATGAAGAAAGAATGTTGATATTTGGTTCAAACTTCTCACTAAAATTTGCCATTCTTTTTCCTTTTCCTACAATCAAGGATGAGCTACTTCAATAACTCCAGGTCTTAACATGTGTGGATTTTACCTTTATATGCAAGTAAATAGAATCCTAAATTTCCAGGAATCCTGCTCTGGTATATAATATCTTTATATATCATTGATCTGCAATTTACAGCAATCCATATTATTCTCTGTAAAACATTTGAGGCATTTTTTGCCATAGCTACCTGTCTGTTGGTTTATAGAACACATTTATCTGGCAGAATTATTATTATACCTTTCAAGAAAATTATTctcaaaaatcacaaaatattgtgtgtgttttcagaATACAAAAATATATGGTAAACACATGATGCGTTATATCCCCATTATTGGATGGACCTGGTACTTCACGGAAAGCATTTTTCTCCAGAGAAATTGGGACGAAGACAAGAAAATCTTGGAGAAATCCATATCAGAACTTGTCACCTACCCAGATCCATTCTGGGTAACTGTAAGTATGGCTGATTCAGGGATTTATATATCAGACATGATGTGTTGTatagtataatgaaataaattatgcCTTACATTATTAAATAGGACTGGCCAAGTTGCACTgctacatttgtatttttataggCATATCTTGACACCTGgttttaaaactaaaattaaatatctcattatatttaaattaagacttatataaatatgtgtgctcagagctccagataaggatttcgTGAAATTAGTACCGGTACTGCCAATgccagaaagaaaaggagtaatgctgaaaatcaataagtacctgtactaccatatccaaaattACAGGTAGCAGAGGCGTCAAAGTTTAGGATTAtgcctgaaatcaggattttgacccttaaggaccaattttgatattgatataaatcagaggattttttCTGGAATTGTAAGATTATTGTCACATAATGTCATCTTAAACATAAATGATTTAACTTTGACATaatgtttacaaagttatatacactagttaacaaagttacataagttatatataaaagtaaacaaagttacatgaattattaacccttttttgctcTGGCCCCAAAACGATAGgcctattttcaggattttagattttggccaattgacatTCCtgaggtagtactgtactacccgtgttcttggatattgaagggtgtataactgacttttcagaaacatttgcagcaattaaaataaacatatttagcttctttaattatgatgcaaatacaaaacacattaaaactcataactaaatactatttctttatttttcttgacaagaaaacacaagccaactagtaaacTAAGTAATAGAACTCTAATGTCACTGTCAGACTGTTAAAAGCTTAAGCAAACACTTCAACTGTAATACAGTCAATCtgatattaacatgttttagCATTTTTCCTTGGTTTATATGCTTCACGAAGgcttttctttgttcttttcatGTCACTTAACCATTGGATTGGATGTCACTtttgtcaggatggttagacgaccaTATGTAGCctaataaagtgtttttttttaaccgaaAGCGGTTTAGTGGGTCTCCtcttgcgcgcagacatattgctTTTGACGGGTTTACGAGTTATCCGAAATGACGCAAGggaatcattctatacatagatggtgacgtcactacgttattgtcacttCTATAccaagacgcatcacattcccctggtttggggcattatgcttccgccaaagtagttcttcgtaggaatgaaaatgttaataatgaaagaaaagtcgttttttattgtgtgtttaaaatggaatgcTGTTTAAAGAACTGTTATGTTATAATGTtcaatgtgattttgaatctctactAAGACTGATAGCggttatcagaagcacgattacctgaccaaCTTTCGCTTTCGCTTTTTACtcgtaaggccacgacttttatatttcttggtttacaaaaccgccgaccctaatttttggaaaatgggaaaaaaaataaaatcggaaaatcgtcttttttttaatattttattcccgaccgcactgcaaaacgagcgaaacgagaaaaaaaaaacgatccggtttgagtacggttgcgaataaaatcaagtaagtacaatcaacgattggttcacatatattcaattgcagagatcgggatatttttcaatgtgacacattatgtaccagtccttttatgggcacttctcaaaatttatttcgggtaaaaattacagacaataagaaaatcagcgtcagtcaaatgtcgaccccatcaaaatttatttccgtgtctgtgacgcaactatattgtttaacatgttaattatattaaacaaacccgatagtatttgataattagtataaataatccaataaaacactgccattatttacgatatatgtgtttaggaattttgtaaacacgtccgccatagtttataggaactgtacagaaagtttggaaatcggaacaaatcggtatatctcgaaaaatcattgataaatgtatttgtcgtttcaacgctttgggccgagtaatttcggcaaatcggaactcaacttgtgtaaaacactagctcaattaaccgttaaactccgcctccgttctctgcaaaagattcgaaggcggagctatgcacgtgcttttattaaattggaggattgcaattgagaaccaAACATACAATtgattcggcatgttgattgctagacaaaggaagccaatttattcggcgcgaaatttgtcgctttattgcttccgacagaaagcggctttcctttgatgacgtcaaactgtcaattcacacagactgcacattttcggaagactttaaccgactccttgtttacaattccagtaaaaaaaaacacttgctaacattaaactttggattaaattatcaaaataaagcaaaagcgaagttgacaaatatgattaaattaattcgcgtcagttcaaataagacgttttgcgttgtaaatcaacgagttttcatgacaacaacaactttgacaaacattaccgcgacgacgcatggatcgatctacctcgattttttttttcatgtacgatctcataagtcgagtaagagcaaacacataccgggtaatttgtgtatgagtagtttatcttatataagatttatgcaacgggcatcgcattgcgtaatggtgcgcatccaattatggaaatgaagcgcagtttttcgttttaatgggagaagaacgcatgtcatgtaatgcagtgtttaaaattgcctgatgttacataatgtgctgttaggactcattttatttgaagatatagatgtgtttcattgcataatttgattttttgtctctgtgttgaaggttataaaagatatgttgtctttgttctgatgttattagtattaacttttttttccaatgtccaatgatgtttttttttttttttttttttcgaccgcccgatggaccattttcaaaataatttttgtaaaccaataaaaaaaagtcgtggcctaaaagaagtgctacccacaaatcctttcgcgttagtacacatagagaatactaggttagcgttgaatacagagaagtttatgttgcgaggcttagaacgccggaagcgcgagccttggcgagcgctttcggtgttcgagccgagcaacataaacttctctgtattcaacgctaatcctagtattctatttatcccatttgattttttcaacatgacatttaacataaatagatctaataaccttaacaataattttagttcagtcataaaagcgcttacaatctaacaaatgtaaccatgcgttgtgatatagatctacatgtatttgttctggtacgcaaaatagtctttaaaaaattcacacacagactgtaaaacaagtaaaaatatcaccatatgcctacattcaattttatgcagtatgcgaattttaacacattacgaccgcgaaaagaagattttattttactataattcattttattttcgaaagaaaattatcaaaatccaatatggcggcgattgcgtctgacaaaatgctgtcgatgtcaacatacatgtacaccatcgacgacctagttctggctaccataactttaaatgtcgctttttatgatttttgactggcgcgactttgtacaagTCTGTCAATAGGcctactaaataaactgtacgctgaagtttctttagctatcgaagaccttgacaattttgacgagtaaacagacaattgcagcgactgacactttatttgacaaaatatacagggtaatacgttttccgacttcggacgacgaatttaaggacgcgcagaacgtgttttttatataatgttatgggtatgccgtgtgtgatccgatgtatcaatggcgcccatgttaaaatcatttccccgagaacagggaacgacaaaagtacaaacaaaaatcaaaacacgtaagaactagtattttacctttaattattctttaaaaatccatctaataatccatttaactcaataattgacgattttgcatctagggtctttaataattattttagcatagttaaataaagacccttatgccattctatcactttattcaaatgagtttatgaacgcgataaactttcttcttcgtcacacgctacgtcatgtactctacattactgctattcaaatgaaccggagcagtttatctaataatagccgttggtaaactcggttgcatttgcagatttctgcatacaaacataattatgtttaaacttgcacaatgttttatttatctatggtaaatgcccttattgtacgagataaaaatttaatatataaatacacaaagaatggaaaacattccaatacacaacagataaatgagtagaaaataccccatgtacaaaatgggacgttcccaattccagtgtggtgctatttttaccatcttatactttacacagctctatgcctaacgtgaattaaataggaaagcaaacatagcagattattcatgaactgtgcgatatatgtatggcttgttgtacattctaaatatttaagttaaatgtcaaaagtatatgctttggttataaacaatgcacattacacgaaataaggaaaatgtgatcaattgagaattcagatatgtcgacatacagtacatgtagaaaacatgtgaaataagtcgcgtttataataaatcgtcaaaaaaaattggggaaaatgacgcaataagtatgtcattttatgacgccatcaattagctgattcattatacggatggcgaaaaattatgtcatatgactagatttaaaggttgaaggtcgtataattttaaagcttaagttttgtcgactttgttataaataaaaaaataacaaaacaaaaatcgtgtaatttcatattatatttcaacatttccttttggtgaatatgtcatatacatgtttttctgcaaaatatgcacattttcttctaatgggtgaccttaaaattcgatcaatgaaccaaacaatatcgacctaattttagcgcatatcgcatgacgtcatttaaaaagtagtccgtgcacgcgacaggtatattccacagtgttgaatacaagcaagtatattccacaacgtgttataccgtcaatgtcgcggtgaaaatgggataaaagtcAGTTAGACCGGTGTGTACGCAATGGCAAGGGAATAGACATTAATACCAAAACCCAGTCTAAAACTTGTCGGTAATTTTAtgtaacgaaaagcgccgttaggttacaGACCAACCAATCTCGCCGCGCTGACGCGGAcatatcggtacggccagatgttttccgtaaatgcgtaaaagggatattgaaGTCGTATTTGTACggccagtttataaaaataaatgctcAAACTTTCattaaaaagccgtatttacagctgtacggcccttatctgtagctctgtgtGCTACTCCATTACATTGCTTCATGAATGTAAATGATTGGCTGTTTTCCAAAATGCTTTGAAATGAATACATTTCATTAACATTGATATGAATTCAACATATGCATTTGTGCTTAATGATTTCTTTACTTTTCAATTTTTGGTTAAACGCAAGGTTAAAATCtcatatgtttaatgtatttaattattatgagTTGCTTAAAAGTTTACTACATGCATGTCATTTTAGGAGAATTCACTGCTTCAGAACTGTGTTCTGTTGATTTCAGATCAAGTTTGCAAGTCTTAGTTCGTATAACACAGGCGTTTTGCTGTTACAATGTATTTCAGCATTATTATCTTGCaatttaaaacaacatacataatatTTATAACTTTAATTTGTTGCAACAAATTTAAAATCACTGTTTGTACTGATAGATTGGgaaatattattattgaaatgaAGTGTTGCTATCACATTTATCAAAAGCCAAAAGCTTCATAACTTGCTACATACATATTTGAATGTATAACAATCAAAAAGGAGTagaagaattaaaaataaaaccatTATCAATAGCAA contains:
- the LOC127853042 gene encoding 1-acyl-sn-glycerol-3-phosphate acyltransferase gamma-like isoform X1, which encodes MSRYQDIYNTDNSLTVMGAWSWFKGLIVVQLLLGYIFLASGFLVSFLMLVGMVIWPFSKTLYRKYTNFLSYALWSQFSFFAHWWSDAHCDLYISPEDQQMLGKEHCVCMVNHTYEIDWLMAWMMAERHGMMGNTKIYGKHMMRYIPIIGWTWYFTESIFLQRNWDEDKKILEKSISELVTYPDPFWVTIKFASLSSYNTGVLLLQCISALLSCNLKQHT
- the LOC127853042 gene encoding 1-acyl-sn-glycerol-3-phosphate acyltransferase gamma-like isoform X2, with product MSRYQDIYNTDNSLTVMGAWSWFKGLIVVQLLLGYIFLASGFLVSFLMLVGMVIWPFSKTLYRKYTNFLSYALWSQFSFFAHWWSDAHCDLYISPEDQQMLGKEHCVCMVNHTYEIDWLMAWMMAERHGMMGNTKIYGKHMMRYIPIIGWTWYFTESIFLQRNWDEDKKILEKSISELVTYPDPFWVTENSLLQNCVLLISDQVCKS